Proteins from a single region of Ensifer adhaerens:
- a CDS encoding acyl-CoA thioesterase has protein sequence MTEQTKPTGELTLRTLAMPGDANAAGDIFGGWVMAQMDLSCGIRAAERARGRVVTAAVKEMAFALPVKIGDTLCIYTDVVKVGRTSMTLKVEAWAQRYLSHLMEKVTDAIFVMVALDEHGKPKPVPPEE, from the coding sequence ATGACCGAACAGACCAAACCGACCGGCGAGCTGACCTTGCGCACACTCGCCATGCCCGGCGACGCCAATGCGGCCGGCGATATCTTCGGTGGCTGGGTGATGGCGCAGATGGACCTTTCCTGCGGCATCCGTGCGGCCGAACGCGCCCGTGGCCGTGTGGTGACCGCGGCGGTCAAGGAAATGGCCTTCGCACTGCCGGTCAAGATCGGCGACACGCTCTGCATCTATACCGATGTCGTCAAGGTCGGCCGCACCTCGATGACGCTCAAGGTCGAGGCCTGGGCGCAGCGCTACCTCTCGCATCTGATGGAAAAGGTCACGGACGCGATCTTCGTCATGGTCGCGCTCGATGAGCACGGCAAGCCCAAGCCTGTGCCGCCGGAGGAATAG
- a CDS encoding TerC family protein, which yields MEIFTAAGLAALLQVIVIDLVLAGDNAVVIGLAAAGLPTEQRKRVILVGIIAATVLRVALASVTVQLLEIIGLLLAGGILLLWVCWKMWREIREQQAANAAGESGQASDTPKKTFMQAAIQIVVADVSMSLDNVLAVAGAAREHPTILVVGLVLSIAMMGVAAGFIARLLNRYHWIAYVGLAIILYVALDMIYRGSVEVWPHVAPAVAAIV from the coding sequence ATGGAAATCTTTACCGCTGCCGGTCTGGCAGCGCTTCTGCAAGTCATAGTCATCGACCTCGTTCTCGCCGGCGACAACGCCGTCGTCATCGGTCTTGCTGCGGCCGGGCTTCCGACCGAGCAGCGCAAGAGGGTCATCCTGGTCGGGATCATCGCGGCGACCGTGCTGCGCGTGGCGCTCGCCAGCGTCACCGTGCAACTCCTCGAGATCATCGGCCTGTTGTTGGCCGGCGGCATCCTGCTTCTGTGGGTGTGCTGGAAGATGTGGCGCGAAATTCGCGAACAGCAGGCAGCCAACGCCGCAGGCGAAAGCGGTCAAGCCAGCGACACGCCGAAGAAGACCTTCATGCAGGCGGCCATACAGATCGTCGTCGCCGACGTCTCGATGTCGCTCGACAACGTGCTCGCCGTTGCCGGCGCCGCCCGCGAACACCCGACAATCCTCGTCGTCGGCCTGGTTCTCTCGATCGCGATGATGGGCGTTGCCGCCGGTTTCATTGCCCGGCTGCTCAACCGCTACCACTGGATCGCCTATGTCGGCCTCGCGATCATTCTCTATGTCGCGCTCGACATGATCTATCGCGGCTCCGTCGAGGTGTGGCCCCACGTGGCCCCGGCCGTGGCGGCGATCGTCTAG
- a CDS encoding DMT family protein — protein sequence MPFTINPTYLWPILLLLMSNVFMTFAWYGHLKYTSSPLYMAIIASWGIAFFEYCLAVPANRIGHQVYSAAQLKTMQEAITLLVFAAFSVFWLKESIGWNHLVGFALIAAGASFIFKG from the coding sequence ATGCCCTTTACCATCAATCCGACCTATCTCTGGCCGATCCTTTTGCTTCTGATGTCCAACGTCTTCATGACGTTTGCCTGGTACGGGCATCTCAAATACACCTCGTCGCCACTCTACATGGCGATTATCGCAAGCTGGGGCATTGCCTTCTTTGAATATTGCCTGGCGGTGCCGGCCAACCGCATCGGCCATCAGGTCTATTCCGCAGCACAGCTGAAGACGATGCAGGAAGCGATCACGCTTCTGGTTTTCGCCGCCTTCTCGGTCTTCTGGCTGAAGGAGTCGATCGGCTGGAACCATCTGGTCGGCTTCGCCCTGATCGCTGCGGGCGCTTCCTTCATCTTCAAGGGGTAA
- a CDS encoding TIGR02594 family protein: MKVLAFLAAAYVALLLPNPASAGMLAQAQQYKGLHEIKNNKTLRAVLGINPARTPWCGHFMGLIARKSGRSPPQSFSFARSWLRFGAPVKLAYARAGDVVVVRTGRGYHVGILAALSKSTAQLIGGNQSGGVRVSQFARGQVVGVRR; the protein is encoded by the coding sequence ATGAAGGTCCTGGCATTTCTTGCGGCTGCCTATGTCGCGCTCCTATTACCAAATCCGGCCAGCGCGGGCATGCTTGCGCAGGCGCAGCAGTACAAAGGCCTGCACGAGATCAAGAACAACAAGACGCTCCGCGCAGTTCTCGGCATCAACCCGGCTCGCACACCCTGGTGCGGCCATTTCATGGGCCTGATCGCCCGGAAATCTGGCCGCAGTCCACCGCAGAGCTTCAGCTTCGCGCGTTCATGGCTTCGGTTCGGTGCACCGGTGAAGCTCGCCTATGCGCGCGCCGGCGATGTCGTCGTCGTGCGCACCGGTCGTGGCTATCACGTCGGCATCCTGGCCGCGCTCTCGAAGTCGACGGCCCAGTTGATCGGCGGCAACCAGTCCGGCGGGGTCAGGGTCTCGCAGTTCGCGCGCGGCCAGGTCGTCGGCGTCCGGCGCTAG
- a CDS encoding GNAT family N-acetyltransferase yields the protein MTLIRPTREDDATLLPEIERSSGALFREVPDLAWIADDDVQSAEAHVDFLRNGLSLVAVDEHDRPLGFLCAASAEGVLHIWQLAVLQESQGRGLGRALMLAAIAHAHAHLFAAVTLTTFRDLKWNDHFYRTLGFATLAGDELDARLVQILANEAAHGLRPERRCAMRLTLA from the coding sequence ATGACCCTGATTCGACCTACACGTGAAGATGACGCCACATTGCTGCCCGAGATCGAACGCTCGTCGGGCGCGCTATTCCGTGAGGTCCCCGACCTTGCCTGGATCGCCGACGACGATGTCCAGTCCGCGGAAGCGCATGTCGATTTTCTGCGCAACGGCCTGTCGCTGGTGGCCGTCGACGAGCACGATCGACCGCTGGGCTTCCTTTGTGCGGCGAGCGCCGAGGGCGTGCTGCACATCTGGCAGCTTGCCGTGCTGCAGGAAAGCCAGGGCCGTGGCCTTGGGCGCGCCTTGATGCTGGCTGCAATCGCGCATGCTCACGCCCATTTGTTTGCGGCAGTAACGCTGACGACGTTCCGCGATCTCAAATGGAACGATCACTTCTACCGCACACTCGGCTTTGCTACGCTTGCTGGGGATGAACTCGACGCCCGTCTCGTGCAGATCCTTGCAAACGAGGCAGCGCACGGCCTGCGGCCGGAGCGGCGCTGCGCAATGCGCCTGACGCTTGCGTGA
- a CDS encoding aspartate/glutamate racemase family protein has translation MIISCLHTADSNVAVFENAARELGLSGANLRHTVRADLLRAAEEAGGLTGDIAQQTAAVLSALAAEADAVLLTCSTLGPSVMKAGVATTVPILRVDAALADKAAATGGKVVALCAVETTIAPTTALFAEAARRSGAALEVRLVEGAWSLFKSGHRDSYLAAIAQAAEAAYVDGASIVALAQASMAGAADHVRNGPRPLSSPAAGLESAMNTIANQRHSLSG, from the coding sequence TTGATCATCTCCTGCCTGCATACGGCCGACAGCAACGTCGCCGTTTTCGAGAATGCTGCACGCGAACTCGGGCTCTCCGGCGCGAACTTGCGCCATACGGTCCGGGCCGATCTGCTGCGCGCTGCGGAGGAGGCGGGCGGCCTGACCGGAGATATCGCGCAGCAGACCGCGGCGGTTCTTTCGGCGCTGGCGGCAGAGGCCGATGCGGTGCTGCTCACCTGCTCGACGCTCGGGCCGAGCGTCATGAAGGCCGGGGTGGCGACTACCGTCCCGATCCTGCGGGTCGATGCGGCGCTGGCGGACAAGGCGGCTGCGACCGGCGGCAAAGTGGTAGCGCTTTGCGCGGTGGAAACGACGATCGCACCCACCACGGCGCTTTTTGCCGAGGCGGCACGTCGTTCGGGTGCTGCCCTGGAGGTTCGTCTCGTGGAGGGTGCCTGGTCGCTGTTCAAGTCGGGACACCGGGACAGCTATCTCGCTGCAATCGCTCAGGCGGCAGAAGCGGCCTATGTGGATGGAGCCTCCATCGTGGCGCTCGCCCAGGCGTCCATGGCGGGCGCCGCCGATCATGTGCGCAACGGACCGCGGCCGCTGTCGAGTCCGGCAGCCGGGCTCGAGTCAGCCATGAACACGATCGCCAACCAGCGACACTCGTTATCCGGCTAA
- a CDS encoding adenylate/guanylate cyclase domain-containing protein, whose amino-acid sequence MERKLAVILAADVAGYSRLVAIDEEGALATLATYCATISSLVAEHGGRIFGGAGDSLVAEFQSAVQAVRAAVAIQRTLQRRNSDLAPERRMEFRIGLNLGDVVVDGGNLLGDGVNVAARLQQVAQPADICISGALHDQIVGKLDFPVHRLGDRALKNMPRPVAVHRVDWHEDPVRPDLPGMPLALPDKPSIAVLPFVNMSGDPEQDFFADGLTEDIITALSLYRWFFVIARNSSFAYKGRAVDVKQIGRDLGVRYIVEGSVRRAGSRVRVTGQLIEAETGIHLWAQRYEREFADIFAIQDEITQHVVAAIEPEILIGENRRALLRGSDNLDAYECHMRGTLLHNAQDSAAHFDEAIEWQRRAIALDPEFGRAHMMLARSLFARCYFGFSDDIDRDSAELAAEAARAVVIEDHDPYCHYVMCLANFAAQRPHAAVQEAQQAIDLNPNFALAHMALGWARIYIGRFAEALDPLHKALRLSPHDPLTYLFFNRIALAHYHLGNYEEALRHAERALLLRRTYFNLVIMLACLGQLDRNEEARRIVAEAVANAPFDLPRYWRFFTGYVDPADHAHFKDGLVKAGLPIVP is encoded by the coding sequence TTGGAACGGAAGCTTGCCGTGATCCTTGCTGCCGATGTCGCTGGCTACAGTCGCCTTGTCGCGATCGACGAGGAAGGTGCGCTCGCAACGCTTGCCACCTATTGCGCAACGATTTCAAGCCTTGTGGCGGAGCATGGAGGCCGCATCTTCGGCGGCGCTGGCGATAGTCTTGTCGCCGAGTTCCAGAGCGCAGTGCAGGCGGTTCGCGCAGCGGTCGCCATCCAGCGGACGCTGCAGCGGAGAAATTCCGACCTCGCGCCGGAGCGTCGCATGGAGTTCCGCATCGGCCTCAACCTCGGCGACGTCGTGGTTGATGGGGGCAATCTGCTCGGCGACGGCGTGAACGTGGCGGCGCGCCTGCAGCAGGTGGCGCAACCGGCCGACATCTGCATCTCCGGTGCGTTGCACGACCAGATCGTCGGCAAGCTGGATTTTCCCGTGCACCGGCTCGGCGATCGCGCGCTGAAGAACATGCCGCGCCCGGTGGCGGTGCACCGTGTCGACTGGCACGAGGACCCGGTGAGGCCGGATTTGCCCGGCATGCCGCTTGCCCTGCCCGACAAGCCGTCGATCGCCGTGCTGCCCTTCGTCAACATGTCCGGCGACCCGGAACAGGACTTCTTTGCCGACGGTCTGACCGAGGACATCATTACGGCGTTGTCGCTCTACCGCTGGTTCTTCGTCATCGCTCGCAACTCCTCCTTCGCCTACAAGGGCCGCGCCGTCGACGTCAAACAGATCGGCCGCGATCTCGGCGTGCGCTACATCGTCGAGGGCAGCGTGCGCCGCGCAGGCTCGCGCGTGCGCGTCACGGGACAGTTGATCGAAGCGGAAACCGGCATCCATCTCTGGGCGCAGCGCTACGAGCGCGAATTCGCCGATATTTTCGCCATCCAGGATGAGATCACCCAACATGTGGTCGCGGCGATCGAGCCGGAGATCCTGATTGGCGAAAACCGCCGGGCGCTGTTGCGCGGCAGCGACAATCTCGACGCCTATGAATGCCACATGCGCGGTACCTTGTTGCACAATGCGCAGGACTCGGCCGCGCATTTCGACGAGGCGATCGAGTGGCAACGCCGCGCGATCGCCCTCGACCCCGAGTTCGGCCGGGCGCACATGATGCTGGCCCGCTCGCTCTTTGCCCGCTGCTACTTCGGCTTCAGCGACGATATCGACCGGGACAGCGCGGAGCTGGCGGCCGAGGCCGCGCGCGCCGTCGTGATCGAGGATCACGATCCTTATTGCCACTATGTCATGTGCCTCGCCAATTTCGCGGCCCAGCGGCCGCACGCCGCGGTCCAGGAAGCGCAACAGGCGATCGATCTCAACCCGAATTTTGCGCTCGCTCACATGGCGCTCGGCTGGGCGCGCATCTACATCGGCCGTTTCGCCGAGGCGTTGGATCCGCTGCACAAGGCGCTGAGACTGAGCCCGCACGATCCGCTGACCTACCTCTTCTTCAACCGCATCGCACTTGCCCACTACCACCTCGGCAATTACGAGGAAGCGTTGCGCCACGCCGAACGGGCGCTGCTGCTGCGCCGCACCTATTTCAACCTGGTCATTATGCTCGCCTGCCTTGGCCAACTCGACCGCAACGAGGAAGCCCGCAGGATCGTTGCCGAGGCCGTCGCCAACGCGCCCTTCGATTTGCCGCGCTACTGGCGCTTCTTCACCGGCTATGTCGACCCTGCCGACCACGCGCATTTCAAAGACGGGCTCGTCAAGGCGGGCCTGCCCATCGTCCCGTAG
- a CDS encoding CHASE2 domain-containing protein — translation MTRAQLFGVLIGLTVVAIFTVLRANDPQLLRQARDVTFDEYQRIAPRSFEAMPVKVIDIDEASLRQFGQWPWPRDRLAKLTDRLTEMGAAAIAFDVLFAEPDRLSPRTVVRDVGGVDPSFVATLPDNDEIFAKAILDKPVVLGFGLTNEGSYLPPVKAGFAFTGETASEAPPRLRAATPLRPQLEANAAGLGHISLNPGASSAVVRAAPLFLSDGQQFYPSLALEALRVAQGASTYVLAAAPNVANTLTAVKIGDFVVPLTSTGELWLYVTPDTTERYISARRVLTDEAASPDVRAAIEGSIVFIGTSAAGLQDVRTTALGQNVPGVSIHAQIVEQILSGRYLSRPDWANGLEILSIALAGTLLVLLTTFVSPVVALVCGLAVTVLALAASWLAFYYGGLLFDPLAPILAASITHFAATAYRFLVTDRERREVRQAFGRYLSPSLLYRIEHTRNALSLGGDDRELTVMFVDVRSFTEMSERMTPTEVVAFLNTLLDALSRHVLANEGTLDKFIGDSIMAFWNAPVDVVNHPQKALRAALGMRETLARLNAEDAFGFGTGHEVRIGIGIHTGLACVGNMGAETRFNYSAVGDTVNIAARIEAACKDVNFDVLVSEATAEALPECALLDAGSLGLKGKTTRTRLFAVAGDENLAASPAFAELRVLHDRLVSVLRTRATSSRSIINAAKLKSAALTPGLVGFYARISRRSEHFAETPVEGAKRPAE, via the coding sequence ATGACACGAGCCCAGCTGTTCGGCGTTCTCATCGGCCTCACAGTGGTGGCAATCTTCACGGTCCTGCGTGCCAACGATCCGCAGCTTCTGAGGCAGGCGCGCGACGTCACCTTCGACGAATATCAGCGCATTGCGCCGCGCAGCTTCGAGGCGATGCCGGTCAAGGTGATCGATATCGACGAGGCATCGCTGCGCCAGTTCGGCCAATGGCCCTGGCCGCGTGATCGCCTGGCGAAACTGACCGACCGGCTGACCGAGATGGGCGCCGCGGCAATCGCCTTCGACGTGCTCTTCGCTGAGCCTGACCGCCTCTCGCCGCGCACCGTCGTACGCGATGTCGGCGGCGTCGATCCATCCTTCGTCGCAACGCTGCCGGACAATGACGAGATCTTTGCCAAGGCGATCCTCGACAAGCCTGTCGTGCTCGGCTTCGGCCTGACCAACGAAGGCAGCTACCTGCCGCCGGTCAAGGCGGGCTTTGCCTTTACCGGCGAAACCGCGAGCGAGGCGCCGCCGCGGCTGCGCGCCGCAACGCCGCTCAGGCCGCAGCTCGAAGCCAACGCCGCCGGCCTTGGCCATATCAGCCTCAATCCCGGCGCCTCCTCGGCGGTGGTGCGGGCCGCACCGCTGTTCCTCAGCGACGGGCAGCAATTCTATCCGAGCCTCGCCCTGGAGGCGCTGCGGGTGGCGCAAGGCGCCTCGACCTATGTGCTCGCAGCAGCACCCAACGTCGCCAACACGCTCACCGCCGTCAAGATCGGCGACTTCGTCGTGCCTCTTACCTCCACCGGCGAACTCTGGCTCTACGTGACCCCGGACACGACGGAGCGCTATATTTCGGCCCGGCGCGTCCTGACCGACGAGGCCGCTTCGCCAGACGTTCGCGCGGCAATCGAGGGCAGCATCGTCTTCATCGGCACCTCGGCTGCCGGGCTTCAGGACGTGCGCACCACGGCGCTCGGGCAGAACGTGCCCGGCGTCTCCATCCACGCCCAGATCGTCGAGCAGATCCTTTCCGGGCGCTATCTCTCGCGTCCCGACTGGGCCAACGGGCTCGAAATCCTCTCGATCGCGCTGGCCGGCACACTGCTCGTGCTGCTGACCACATTCGTCAGCCCCGTGGTGGCGCTCGTCTGCGGCCTGGCGGTCACGGTGCTGGCGCTCGCTGCCTCCTGGCTGGCCTTCTACTACGGCGGGCTGCTCTTCGATCCGCTGGCGCCGATCCTTGCCGCCTCGATCACCCATTTCGCCGCCACCGCCTATCGCTTCCTGGTGACGGACCGCGAGCGGCGCGAGGTCCGCCAGGCCTTCGGGCGCTATCTCTCGCCCTCGCTGCTCTATCGCATCGAGCACACGCGCAATGCTCTCAGCCTCGGCGGCGACGATCGCGAGCTGACGGTGATGTTCGTCGACGTGCGCAGCTTTACCGAGATGAGCGAGCGCATGACGCCGACCGAGGTCGTCGCCTTTCTCAACACGCTGCTCGACGCGCTGAGCCGCCATGTGCTTGCCAATGAAGGCACACTCGACAAGTTCATCGGCGATTCCATCATGGCCTTCTGGAACGCCCCGGTCGATGTGGTCAACCATCCGCAAAAGGCGCTTCGCGCCGCGCTCGGCATGCGCGAAACCCTCGCCCGGCTCAATGCCGAGGACGCATTCGGCTTCGGCACCGGCCACGAGGTCCGCATCGGCATCGGCATCCATACCGGGCTCGCCTGCGTCGGCAACATGGGTGCGGAAACCCGCTTCAACTATTCGGCGGTCGGCGACACCGTCAACATCGCGGCGCGCATCGAGGCGGCCTGCAAGGATGTCAACTTCGACGTGCTCGTATCGGAAGCGACTGCAGAGGCCTTGCCGGAATGCGCGCTTTTGGATGCGGGAAGCCTGGGCCTCAAGGGAAAGACGACGCGAACCCGGCTTTTCGCCGTCGCCGGGGACGAAAACCTTGCCGCTTCGCCCGCCTTCGCCGAATTGCGGGTCCTGCACGACAGGCTCGTCTCGGTCCTGCGGACACGCGCAACCTCGAGCCGCAGCATCATCAATGCCGCAAAGCTGAAGTCTGCCGCCCTGACGCCGGGCCTGGTCGGCTTCTACGCCCGGATCTCGCGTCGATCGGAGCATTTTGCCGAGACGCCGGTCGAAGGCGCCAAGCGCCCGGCGGAGTGA
- a CDS encoding FecR family protein, translating to MFCLRGAAFIALCVASYIPIPVHAAEPVGQAVQIRTAVSGARGPIAVKDPVYKDERISTSKSGLGQFVFQDGTKLAVGWGSSVVIDKFVYDDQKSVKKLTIMAAKGTFRWISGKSGHSAYQIVTPAGTIGVRGTAFDFYVGRDGTTAVVLLSGAASFCGAGGCRQLTQRCDCVVAKPGGGISNPRRVSRNTLKSLGNAQALPFLSGGQRLSGALGWAGGGCSLAAAIKDDLELQPQTVQPPAIEQQKPRQLIPLIPGTQRQEQRQRQEQNGQSQRQRQEQRQEQGQGAGQGQGSQRQEQSQRQEQEQGQGQGSQRQEQEQRQEQSQQGGGTQSQSQSQSQSQSQSQN from the coding sequence ATGTTCTGCTTGCGTGGTGCCGCATTCATCGCGCTTTGTGTCGCGTCTTACATCCCGATTCCGGTCCATGCCGCCGAGCCCGTCGGCCAGGCAGTGCAAATCCGGACGGCAGTGAGCGGCGCTCGTGGCCCGATCGCGGTCAAGGACCCGGTCTACAAGGACGAACGGATCTCGACATCGAAATCCGGCCTCGGCCAGTTCGTCTTTCAGGATGGCACCAAGCTGGCCGTCGGCTGGGGCTCCTCCGTCGTCATCGACAAGTTCGTCTACGATGATCAGAAGTCGGTGAAGAAGCTGACGATCATGGCTGCCAAGGGCACCTTCCGCTGGATCAGCGGCAAGTCCGGGCACTCCGCCTATCAGATCGTCACGCCGGCCGGCACGATCGGTGTTCGTGGCACCGCCTTCGATTTTTATGTCGGCCGCGACGGCACCACCGCCGTCGTGCTGCTCAGCGGCGCCGCAAGCTTCTGTGGCGCCGGCGGCTGCCGGCAATTGACACAGCGTTGCGACTGCGTCGTCGCCAAGCCGGGCGGCGGCATCAGCAATCCGAGAAGAGTCAGTCGCAATACATTGAAATCACTTGGCAATGCGCAAGCCCTTCCTTTCCTCTCCGGTGGGCAACGACTGTCCGGAGCGCTGGGCTGGGCGGGGGGTGGCTGCAGCCTTGCGGCGGCGATCAAGGACGACCTTGAACTGCAACCGCAGACTGTGCAACCCCCCGCCATCGAGCAGCAAAAGCCGCGTCAACTCATACCGCTGATACCCGGGACGCAGCGCCAGGAACAAAGGCAACGGCAGGAGCAGAACGGACAGAGCCAGCGGCAGAGGCAGGAGCAGCGTCAGGAACAGGGACAAGGAGCCGGACAGGGACAGGGTAGCCAACGGCAGGAACAGTCCCAGCGGCAGGAGCAGGAACAAGGGCAGGGCCAGGGCAGCCAACGCCAGGAACAGGAACAGCGACAGGAACAGTCGCAACAGGGCGGTGGAACGCAGAGCCAAAGCCAGAGCCAGAGCCAGAGCCAAAGCCAGAGCCAGAATTGA